The Abditibacteriaceae bacterium genome includes a region encoding these proteins:
- a CDS encoding serine/threonine-protein kinase produces MDQPFALKHDIGDVVKDRYAIRAVLGAGAFGTVYRVEEQIGARTVTLACKEMHVLSDPQTTVDERASALAMFQEEAYLLQTMRHPHIPAAYFEQEKGVWLACPICGHTFKGTRACPTHGAALAVVRERYYLIMDFIEGPDLEEKLVQNGRPLEEEAVLDWALQVCDALQAVHAKGLSHRDIKPANIKIHNESGRAMLIDFGLVKPSSVVGGYGTVLKRGSTGLGTLGYAPESPNEQQHPDARTDILALGMTLYRLLSMRDPSEPDQLASMRRTSPDSINLQLTKATNDLILRAIKSNPDERYPDVATMRRDLQAARYPVAVVCPHCGLEQRSALRPSIDSMCERCGRALIDAGNPKKPAVVPNSKTVPSNNPFEPRLRELQALLKQGTTPFAFTGEARLQEIDAQLTAIGKASVGQGNRCPSCRSADLQTVAGQAPSGCPLCHSAALLRRTIEENRCAVCREGTLHERARGEFEIWCPVCREADLREDKRSRFGLIADLWGVCPHCDAKFDYQMGGRARLDSWNADPFGVGQKHGGQSLTVDEWRQIAGRVGDIAECDRCHAQWDVPGNGQLTLGNTPTDPFGVGAAMRGRSLPRLAWAKIAANIAADQGNLHCQNCRAEFDYHRDAKTIALLKTGSVVPPWATPFVGKTVPLPAFAYAAAGKTSNHPGLLCPNCHTEFDDAPGGLRLVRASTPELQSHTGEAFQINDWHRIGMNLPSGADAGALRTERQRLVTQKQNEQMRWQGMQRGQRAGLEREFNELLRQSVIGGHIPIERVSHHAPQNAPQSGVHIAVRGGSRRVQLRASENVLWESPAQLCTMRVERGVPLWTRHSWGSFLVTSERVLFSVPGDTYQLWQKPLRSVASVEMQYVQGAPVVLLTFTDPDPAVGFLLNEVKWDVVVDGETHSLTFAPHEVASLMMQQIH; encoded by the coding sequence ATGGATCAACCGTTTGCTTTAAAGCACGACATCGGCGATGTCGTGAAAGACCGCTACGCGATTCGCGCCGTTCTGGGTGCTGGCGCGTTCGGTACTGTGTATCGCGTCGAGGAGCAAATCGGCGCGCGCACCGTCACGCTGGCGTGTAAGGAAATGCACGTCCTCAGCGATCCGCAAACCACGGTTGACGAGCGCGCCAGCGCTCTCGCGATGTTTCAGGAAGAAGCGTATTTGCTGCAAACGATGCGGCATCCGCACATTCCCGCGGCGTATTTCGAGCAGGAAAAAGGCGTCTGGCTGGCGTGCCCGATTTGCGGCCATACCTTTAAAGGCACGCGTGCTTGCCCGACACACGGCGCGGCACTGGCCGTTGTGCGCGAGCGCTATTACCTCATCATGGACTTCATCGAAGGCCCTGATCTGGAAGAAAAGCTGGTGCAAAACGGGCGGCCATTGGAAGAAGAAGCCGTTCTCGATTGGGCGTTGCAGGTGTGCGACGCGTTGCAAGCGGTTCACGCCAAAGGTCTTTCTCACCGCGACATCAAGCCCGCCAACATCAAGATACACAACGAGAGCGGCCGCGCGATGCTTATCGACTTCGGTCTGGTGAAGCCCTCGTCGGTTGTCGGCGGTTACGGAACTGTGCTAAAGCGTGGCAGCACCGGCTTGGGAACGTTGGGCTATGCGCCGGAAAGCCCGAACGAGCAGCAGCATCCCGACGCGCGCACCGACATCCTCGCCCTCGGTATGACGCTTTATCGCTTGCTGTCGATGCGCGACCCCAGTGAACCCGACCAACTGGCGTCGATGCGGCGCACCTCACCCGACAGCATCAATTTGCAACTCACCAAAGCGACAAACGACCTGATACTGCGTGCGATTAAGAGCAACCCCGACGAGCGTTATCCCGACGTCGCCACGATGCGCCGCGACCTGCAAGCAGCGCGTTATCCGGTCGCGGTGGTTTGTCCGCATTGCGGATTGGAACAGCGCAGCGCCTTGCGTCCCAGCATCGATTCGATGTGTGAACGCTGTGGACGCGCTCTTATCGACGCGGGTAATCCGAAGAAACCGGCGGTCGTTCCCAATTCGAAAACAGTTCCGAGCAACAATCCGTTCGAGCCGCGCTTGCGTGAACTGCAGGCGTTGCTGAAACAAGGCACAACGCCTTTTGCGTTTACCGGCGAAGCGCGTCTGCAAGAAATCGACGCGCAGCTTACTGCGATTGGAAAAGCGAGTGTCGGACAGGGCAACCGTTGTCCGTCGTGCCGCTCCGCTGATTTGCAAACGGTTGCCGGCCAAGCGCCGAGTGGCTGTCCGCTTTGCCATAGCGCGGCCTTGTTGCGCCGCACGATTGAAGAAAACCGCTGCGCCGTGTGCCGCGAGGGAACTCTTCACGAACGGGCGCGCGGCGAATTTGAAATCTGGTGTCCGGTCTGTCGCGAGGCGGATTTGCGGGAAGACAAACGCTCTCGCTTCGGATTAATCGCCGATTTATGGGGCGTTTGCCCGCACTGCGACGCAAAGTTCGATTATCAAATGGGCGGACGTGCGCGCTTGGATTCGTGGAATGCCGATCCGTTTGGCGTTGGGCAAAAACACGGTGGCCAAAGCCTCACCGTCGACGAATGGCGACAGATTGCCGGACGCGTAGGCGACATTGCCGAGTGCGACCGCTGCCACGCGCAGTGGGACGTGCCGGGGAACGGTCAACTCACGCTGGGAAATACTCCAACCGATCCATTTGGCGTCGGCGCTGCAATGCGGGGGCGCAGCCTACCTCGTCTGGCATGGGCGAAGATTGCCGCCAACATCGCCGCCGATCAGGGCAATCTACATTGTCAGAACTGCCGTGCCGAATTCGATTATCACCGCGACGCCAAGACAATTGCTCTACTCAAAACCGGATCGGTTGTGCCGCCATGGGCCACACCGTTTGTCGGAAAAACGGTGCCACTTCCCGCGTTCGCGTATGCGGCGGCCGGAAAAACATCGAATCATCCCGGACTTCTTTGCCCTAATTGCCACACCGAATTCGATGATGCGCCCGGCGGTTTGCGTCTGGTGCGCGCTTCGACGCCGGAGTTGCAATCGCACACTGGCGAAGCCTTCCAAATCAACGATTGGCACCGCATCGGTATGAATTTGCCGTCGGGCGCTGATGCCGGAGCCTTGCGCACCGAACGTCAGCGGCTCGTCACGCAAAAGCAGAACGAGCAAATGCGCTGGCAGGGAATGCAGCGCGGCCAGCGCGCAGGACTGGAGCGCGAGTTCAACGAGTTATTGCGTCAATCGGTTATCGGCGGCCATATTCCCATCGAGCGCGTGTCGCATCACGCGCCGCAGAATGCACCACAAAGCGGTGTTCATATCGCGGTGCGTGGCGGTTCGCGCCGGGTCCAACTGCGGGCCAGCGAGAATGTGTTGTGGGAAAGTCCGGCGCAACTGTGCACGATGCGCGTTGAACGCGGTGTGCCACTGTGGACGCGGCATTCGTGGGGTTCTTTTCTCGTTACTTCGGAGCGCGTGCTATTCTCGGTACCGGGCGATACGTATCAGCTCTGGCAAAAGCCACTGCGCAGCGTCGCATCCGTCGAGATGCAGTATGTGCAGGGCGCGCCCGTTGTTTTGCTAACGTTTACCGACCCCGATCCGGCGGTCGGTTTCCTCCTCAACGAAGTAAAGTGGGATGTCGTCGTTGACGGCGAAACGCACAGCCTCACGTTCGCGCCTCACGAGGTTGCTTCGCTGATGATGCAGCAAATTCATTGA
- the panC gene encoding pantoate--beta-alanine ligase encodes MKIIKSPQEMQSWSRGRACEGKKLGFVPTMGALHAGHLALCERAKQENDGFAASIFVNPTQFGANEDLKKYPRPFERDCELLQDLGCEVLFAPETDAMYQKGGTQTWVEVARLGEVWEGVVRPGHLRGVATVVAKLFNIVQPARAYFGEKDFQQLKVIEHLARDLNFSVEIVPCETVREADGLALSSRNAYLAPDEREAALFLSQALFAARDMAQNGERDAMKLGATMQEICERSALVAVQYIAVVEEETLAQLETLQEHARALIAARVGSTRIIDNIRLF; translated from the coding sequence ATGAAAATTATTAAATCGCCGCAAGAAATGCAGTCGTGGAGCCGTGGCCGTGCGTGTGAAGGTAAGAAACTGGGTTTTGTGCCAACGATGGGCGCTTTACACGCCGGACATCTCGCGTTGTGCGAGCGAGCGAAGCAGGAAAACGATGGCTTTGCCGCCTCGATTTTCGTCAATCCAACACAGTTCGGTGCCAACGAAGACTTGAAGAAATATCCGCGTCCCTTTGAACGCGATTGCGAACTCCTTCAGGATCTCGGTTGTGAAGTTCTTTTCGCGCCCGAAACCGACGCGATGTATCAAAAAGGCGGCACGCAAACCTGGGTTGAAGTTGCGCGATTGGGCGAAGTTTGGGAAGGCGTGGTGCGTCCTGGCCATCTGCGTGGCGTCGCGACGGTTGTCGCCAAGCTTTTTAACATTGTGCAGCCGGCGCGCGCATACTTCGGCGAGAAAGACTTTCAGCAGCTCAAGGTTATCGAGCACCTCGCGCGCGATTTGAATTTCTCGGTCGAGATTGTGCCTTGTGAAACGGTGCGCGAAGCCGATGGATTGGCGCTTTCGAGTCGCAATGCATATCTCGCGCCTGATGAGCGCGAAGCCGCTTTGTTCCTTTCGCAAGCCCTTTTTGCAGCGCGTGACATGGCGCAAAATGGCGAACGTGATGCGATGAAACTCGGCGCGACGATGCAGGAAATCTGCGAACGCAGCGCGCTCGTAGCCGTTCAATATATCGCGGTTGTCGAAGAGGAAACTCTGGCGCAACTGGAAACGCTGCAAGAACACGCGCGCGCACTAATTGCAGCGCGCGTCGGAAGTACGCGGATCATCGACAACATTCGTTTGTTTTAA
- the panB gene encoding 3-methyl-2-oxobutanoate hydroxymethyltransferase: MPVSLLRTLALLQKENRKIAVVSLHDASSARIACNAGADVLLVGDSAGNTLLGYDDTLSVSFDEMRMLTAAVARGAKKSSRPDVPVIADLPFASSATVRDAVKNGAALMRAGAHAVKLEGAGKRARRAIEALIETGMPVVGHLGFTPQSALTFQNIVQGRDVERASRLLQDARALQEFGCCAIVLEAVAAEAAREISLDLTIPTIGIGAGVECDGQVLVWHDLVGLSEGTPYRFVRRFAESGDVARGAVEGFVRDVQNQSFPSPEHGWKMNDGEATRLAQWREESASDSGKKLA; this comes from the coding sequence ATGCCCGTTTCTCTGCTTCGCACCCTCGCTTTGCTGCAAAAAGAAAATCGCAAAATTGCCGTCGTGTCGCTTCACGATGCGTCTTCGGCGCGCATTGCCTGTAATGCAGGAGCCGATGTTTTGCTGGTGGGCGATTCGGCGGGCAATACGCTCTTGGGCTACGACGATACGCTTTCGGTTTCCTTCGACGAGATGCGAATGCTGACAGCCGCCGTTGCACGTGGCGCGAAGAAATCGAGCCGACCGGACGTTCCGGTTATCGCCGATTTGCCCTTTGCGTCGTCGGCGACAGTGCGCGATGCCGTAAAAAATGGCGCGGCCTTGATGCGCGCCGGAGCGCACGCCGTTAAATTGGAAGGGGCAGGCAAGCGCGCGCGTCGGGCGATTGAAGCACTTATTGAAACGGGAATGCCGGTTGTCGGTCATCTGGGTTTTACGCCGCAAAGCGCGCTTACTTTTCAAAATATCGTTCAAGGTCGCGATGTGGAGCGCGCGTCGCGCTTGCTGCAAGACGCGCGTGCGCTGCAGGAATTCGGCTGTTGTGCGATTGTGCTGGAAGCCGTTGCTGCCGAAGCCGCACGCGAAATCTCGCTGGATTTAACGATTCCAACCATCGGAATTGGTGCGGGCGTCGAATGCGACGGGCAGGTTCTGGTGTGGCACGATCTCGTTGGTTTGTCGGAAGGCACGCCTTATCGTTTCGTCAGGCGGTTTGCCGAATCGGGTGACGTGGCGCGCGGTGCCGTCGAAGGTTTTGTGCGTGACGTGCAGAACCAGAGTTTCCCCTCACCGGAACATGGCTGGAAGATGAACGACGGCGAAGCAACAAGGCTCGCGCAGTGGCGCGAAGAATCGGCTTCTGACAGCGGAAAGAAACTTGCCTGA